The DNA segment CGGCGGGTTCCACACCCAGTTGATGCGGATGTCGTCGACCAGACCGCTGCCGACCAACGCGCTGCGCGACTGATCTTCGATGATGTCGGTCAGCGGGCAGGCCGCCGACGTCAGGGTCATGTCGATCAGCGCCACGGTCCCGTCGTCGCCGTCGGCTACCTGCAGGCCGTAAACCAATCCCAGGTCGACGACGTTGATCCCCAGCTCCGGGTCGACGACGTCGCGCATCGCCTCCTCGACATCGGCCAGCAATTCGTCATTGGGTGTGCTGGTTTCGCTCATCCCTGACC comes from the Mycobacterium shinjukuense genome and includes:
- a CDS encoding metal-sulfur cluster assembly factor, yielding MSETSTPNDELLADVEEAMRDVVDPELGINVVDLGLVYGLQVADGDDGTVALIDMTLTSAACPLTDIIEDQSRSALVGSGLVDDIRINWVWNPPWGPDKITEDGREQLRALGFTV